In one Aricia agestis chromosome 5, ilAriAges1.1, whole genome shotgun sequence genomic region, the following are encoded:
- the LOC121727089 gene encoding broad-complex core protein isoforms 1/2/3/4/5-like, translating to MAPVRYSLHYERYCDHLMSSFGKLLQTQSLVDMTLMCSSHTIRVHKLVLSASSVYFQEILQKQPGEPLIILKMKFGVLKCLVEFMYCGKTQCLEENVDDLVAAAQFLKIKGLSKVTRESLGITSTAELPAFTPPVVINRPPQSIIDLHAKDVVQMPKSQPTAALGETAVRMPGTPYMESGYSKRSYTDTTPYVRTRRGRPSYKRSAHNPSWESSFGIEPATEQALLRREQDSRNTIHQLKNLQSQNVQDYMNSLTLSQAVNSHSEVSKQSYIDIDNDLIYMDQTMSSSVLDSTTSCSKGTFSNESITASYSASSTTNASSSGDNTNNANNTMSQYVNALKNSGLPTNLPILFESGDGSYINVNEQVLQDMVQSREIQYEVIEQQNLMEGVPDLNEIKSIDDLSKSIERGEVLLGGKSLNNEASNFCKDNNACSEINDLNQILPDNLDAFNEQTNYVDLENNLSHINSIQNDNNNDLSCIDNDLHFFTKSMSDDVKKYYEGPNLSDGREMDQYCPVSTALDTTFSMSLLDTKSMQLSEPMNEAYPSDLSRNDTCFTLEHQLPNPSDFKDETLDFLISTPKRIDGDTNYDAEKQSQERNNIIKDLMSMEMNINNNDKTDAFNITTDELNEFLDNTDPEKSNTNKNVTTSVISPADTQNNEQETTTLDQTVLPESKNCEDSFEDSIKAHILDKKSVECKDISKNKDIKKGLQVPQTENIPFAVGLLPLPKISRKEDTIGGRKRKNQAFNSMHDIDAKCLKRRTKNK from the exons ATGGCTCCGGTTCGCTATAGCCTTCATTATGAAAGGTACTGCGACCATCTAATGTCTAGTTTTGGAAAACTTCTTCAAACGCAGTCATTAGTAGACATGACACTTATGTGTAGTTCACATACTATACGTGTTCACAAGCTTGTGCTCTCAGCAAGTAGCGTATATTTTCAA GAAATTTTGCAAAAGCAACCCGGAGAGCCacttataatattgaaaatgaaGTTTGGCGTATTGAAGTGTCTTGTAGAGTTCATGTATTGCGGTAAAACTCAATGTCTTGAAGAAAATGTGGACGACTTAGTAGCTGCCgctcaatttttaaaaataaaaggctTATCTAAAGTCACAAGAGAAAGTCTTGGTATCACTAGTACAG ccGAACTTCCTGCGTTTACTCCACCCGTGGTCATCAACCGTCCGCCTCAGTCAATTATTGACTTGCATGCAAAG GACGTAGTCCAAATGCCAAAGTCTCAGCCTACCGCAGCTCTCGGG GAAACGGCAGTTCGCATGCCCGGCACACCTTACATGGAAAGTGGCTATAGTAAGAGAAGCTACACTGACACTACGCCGTACGTAAGGACCAGACGGGGCAGACCAAGTTATAAA CGGTCTGCCCATAACCCTTCCTGGGAAAGTAGTTTCGGAATAGAGCCGGCCACTGAGCAGGCGCTGCTGCGGCGAGAACAGGACTCGCGTAATACAATTCATCAACTAAAAAACCTGCAATCGCAAAACGTGCAG GATTACATGAACAGTTTAACACTCTCTCAAGCAGTGAACAGCCATTCAGAGGTTTCGAAGCAAAGCTATATTGATATAGATAATGACCTCATCTACATGGACCAAACGATGTCTTCTTCAGTCCTCGATTCGACTACCTCATGTTCCAAGGGGACATTCAGTAATGAAAGCATTACCGCAAGTTACTCCGCTTCTTCGACGACGAATGCTTCCTCTAGCGGCGATAATACAAATAATGCTAATAATACAATGTCCCAGTATGTAAACGCTCTCAAAAACTCTGGACTCCCGACTAACTTGCCGATACTTTTCGAATCAGGAGATGGATCATACATAAATGTGAATGAACAAGTTTTGCAAGATATGGTTCAGAGTAGGGAAATACAGTACGAAGTGATCGAGCAACAGAACTTAATGGAAGGAGTTCCAGATCTCAACGAAATCAAAAGTATAGACGATCTTTCGAAATCTATCGAACGCGGAGAAGTGCTCCTGGGTGGTAAATCTCTAAATAATGAAGCCTCAAATTTTTGCAAGGACAATAATGCATGCAGTGAGATAAATGATTTAAACCAAATTTTGCCAGATAATTTGGACGCATTCAACGAGCAAACGAATTATGttgatttagaaaataatttatcccacatcaattcaatacaaaatgacaataataatgATCTTTCGTGTATCGATAATGATTTACATTTCTTCACCAAATCTATGAGCGATGATGTCAAAAAGTATTACGAGGGGCCTAATTTAAGTGATGGGAGGGAGATGGATCAATATTGTCCAGTGAGCACTGCATTGGATACGACCTTCAGTATGTCATTGTTAGATACAAAAAGTATGCAGTTAAGTGAACCAATGAATGAAGCGTACCCTTCAGACCTCAGTAGGAATGACACTTGTTTTACCTTAGAGCATCAATTACCGAATCCGAGTGATTTTAAAGACGAAACGCTCGATTTTTTAATATCAACTCCAAAACGGATCGACGGAGATACAAATTATGACGCTGAAAAGCAATCTCAGgagagaaataatattataaaggattTAATGAGTATGGAAATGAACATCAATAATAATGACAAAACTGATGCATTCAATATAACAACGGACGAACTTAATGAATTTTTAGACAATACAGACCCAGAAAAGAGCAACACCAATAAAAACGTCACAACTTCAGTGATTTCACCTGCTGACACTCAAAATAATGAGCAAGAAACAACAACTTTAGACCAAACCGTTTTACCAGAATCCAAAAATTGTGAGGACAGCTTTGAAGACTCTATAAAGGCACACATTTTAGACAAAAAAAGTGTGGAATGTAAGGATATTAGCAAaaacaaagatattaaaaaagggCTACAAGTTCCACAGACTGAAAACATACCCTTCGCGGTCGGTTTACTGCCGTTACCAAAAATTTCAAGGAAAGAAGACACAATAGGTGgtagaaaaagaaaaaatcaaGCTTTCAATTCTATGCATGATATCGATGCGAAATGCTTAAAACGtagaacaaaaaacaaa
- the LOC121726859 gene encoding uncharacterized protein LOC121726859: protein MWLWDMWGVLWTVEALVYLVGVFATPLEPAPLTQGLSLTPFVKHWQPAVYEPAPGPRSRRSTLSRPPSPAPPSPLKFHFRAHNRDFRIVLRPDPASVFADDVQFHSSAGQLDYNKAHVYSGKLEDDESSHVYGVITAEGLFDGTIWTPTEEYYVEPLSRYNVDHPSMHSVIYRRSDVEHPHADENAQPCASHLLHIKEKVGYTGELFNYTDASTLREAAFSNDTDDLGTEINRRKKRWLPEDEMQDDEPKKNPEIPLDLDVPYTSNTGDSADKQSTRKPKTKIDKSNLITKVRLDSEESRPKPKTHVEVIKTKAGVVTVSKDVVKKEPMGYTVLSANATDDGRHVNKRATVDPRKTTCLVYLQADHMFFQRYGTEEACIEVMTRHVQKVNAIYKVTDFNQDGKPDNITFMIKRIKVHTLDALKDPAYRFPNNYGVEKYLELFSEEDYDAFCLAYMFTYRDFEMGTLGLAWTGDLKNAGGVCEKNGHYRGSMKSLNTGIVTLLNYGKHVPPAVSHVTLAHEIGHNFGSPHDPEICTPFGEDGNYIMFARATSGDRKNNNKFSPCSLKAIDPVLNNKARSPKGCFTEPQPAICGNGVVEEGEECDCGWASECTDVCCRPQAARPHYKPCTLTEHSVCSPSQGPCCTSSCTLKFGDKCRADNGCRDAAHCDGRRAACPASRHKPNRTRCDRDLVCYMGECTGSICLAYGLESCQCGARADEPRSACELCCRRAGGPCRSSFHWNAPPYDVPDMYAKPGTPCNDYNGYCDVFQRCREVDPSGPLATLRRLLLSDESIAGFRRWVLRHWYAVLLILLAVLALLFASTRYLGRHGKKVKSVTIIHSSTTETVRLPDAGDQGLIVHTAVRSKLPLKKKVALRTRAYRNKKEHQKDKASPSHNVKKRKPSNPVKVEEGVAVPKESTAVVTNSDGKSPKHVILSKHKNKVKKRKAKVKKETIDYSSMQKHSSSPPAKDTEALSRVQKWLLSSPQPAALPKSKSIPLGLTDRPPRQLQKGARKTRPSRSATNLLAGEKARLQVVFKPPFRFSVKICKSDKTKVVLDKSSKPDADRKRDSLPPPTCPADRPTDRPADRPADPPAAKLRHTNSTRNDGGGAADEPGERGGAHGYENLLRRSSTDCKLGRRPLDPRPKSGHGRSNSVGQGRGTTESRQNLIALDDDANCAHVYENLLAADAPRTCSTPRRPRPAAAPRARDSDAERFRSAAETLRRAAGSCADVRAPALRRQLSEIQIGGAADADVRGFPAAGRDRLRRQMSDNELARTRAPPAGPASAGAEPRAAFCWARRSGRGEGGASARPRPAYTFGELKHAAPSAADRPPDAGAALEDFLKLDN from the exons GGATTTCCGGATCGTGCTGCGGCCGGACCCGGCGTCCGTGTTCGCCGACGACGTGCAGTTCCACTCCTCCGCCGGCCAGCTCGACTACAACAAGGCGCACGTGTACTCCGGAAAGTTGGAAG ATGACGAGTCCTCCCACGTGTACGGCGTCATCACGGCCGAGGGACTCTTCGACGGCACCATCTGGACCCCCACCGAGGAGTACTACGTGGAGCCGCTGTCGAGATACAACGTGGACCACCCCTCCATGCACAGCGTCATCTACCGACGGTCCGACGTCGAGCACCCCCACGCCGACGAGAACGCGCAGCCCTGCGCCTCTCATCTGCTGCACATCAAGGAGAAGGTCGGCTACACCGGAGAGCTGTTCAACTACACCGATGCCAGTACCCTCAGGGAGGCGGCGTTCAGCAACGACACGGATGACCTGGGCACAGAAATAAACAGAAGAAAGAAGCGGTGGCTCCCCGAAGATGAGATGCAGGACGACGAACCGAAAAAAAATCCCGAGATCCCCCTAGACTTGGACGTCCCGTACACGAGCAACACCGGCGACTCGGCGGACAAGCAGAGCACGAGGAAACCGAAAACTAAAATAGACAAGAGCAACCTGATCACGAAGGTGCGCCTCGACTCCGAGGAGTCGAGACCCAAGCCGAAGACGCACGTCGAGGTGATAAAGACGAAGGCTGGGGTGGTGACGGTCAGCAAGGACGTGGTGAAGAAGGAGCCGATGGGCTACACCGTCCTGTCCGCCAACGCCACCGACGACGGCCGACATGTCAACAAGCGGGCGACCGTCGACCCGCGCAAGACCACGTGCCTCGTGTACCTGCAGGCCGACCACATGTTCTTCCAGCGGTACGGGACCGAGGAGGCGTGTATCGAGGTCATGAcgcgccacgttcaaaaagttAACGCCATTTACAAAGTTACAG ATTTTAATCAAGACGGCAAACCCGACAATATTACTTTCATGATAAAGAGGATAAAAGTACACACACTAGACGCTTTGAAGGACCCCGCCTATAGGTTCCCTAACAATTACGGCGTGGAAAAATATCTGGAGCTGTTTTCAG AGGAGGACTACGATGCATTTTGTTTGGCGTACATGTTCACGTACCGCGACTTCGAGATGGGCACGCTGGGTCTGGCGTGGACCGGCGACTTGAAAAACGCTGGTGGCGTCTGCGAAAAAAACGGG CACTACCGCGGCAGCATGAAGTCTCTGAACACGGGCATCGTGACGCTGCTGAACTACGGCAAGCACGTGCCGCCCGCCGTCTCGCACGTCACGCTCGCGCACGAGATCGGACACAACTTCGGATCGCCG CACGACCCTGAAATCTGCACGCCGTTCGGCGAGGACGGCAACTACATAATGTTCGCGCGCGCCACCAGCGGCGACCGCAAGAACAACAACAAGTTCTCCCCTTGCTCGCTCAAGGCCATCGACCCCGTGCTCAACAACAAGGCCCGCTCGCCCAAGGGCTGCTTCACAG AGCCGCAGCCAGCGATCTGCGGCAACGGGGTGGTGGAGGAGGGCGAGGAGTGCGACTGCGGCTGGGCGTCGGAGTGCACCGACGTGTGCTGTCGCCCGCAGGCCGCGCGGCCGCACTACAAGCCCTGCACGCTCACCGAGCACAGCGTCTGCAGCCCCAGCcag GGTCCGTGCTGCACGTCGTCGTGTACACTCAAGTTCGGCGACAAGTGTCGCGCGGACAACGGGTGTCGCGACGCGGCGCACTGCGACGGCAGGCGTGCCGCCTGCCCCGCCTCCCGACACAAGCCCAACCGCACGCGCTGCGACAGAGACCTCGTCTGCTACATGGGA GAGTGCACGGGCTCCATCTGCCTGGCGTACGGTCTGGAGTCGTGTCAGTGCGGCGCGCGCGCGGACGAGCCGCGGTCGGCGTGCGAGCTGTGCTGCCGGCGCGCGGGCGGGCCGTGCCGCTCCTCCTTCCACTGGAACGCCCCGCCCTACGATGTACCCGACATGTACGCCAAACCGGGCACGCCCTGTAACGATTACAACGG GTACTGCGACGTGTTCCAGCGGTGCCGTGAGGTGGACCCGTCGGGCCCGCTGGCGACGCTCCGCCGGCTGCTGCTGTCGGACGAGAGCATCGCCGGCTTCCGGCGCTGGGTGCTGCGCCACTGGTACGCCGTGCTGCTCATACTGCTCGCCGTCCTCGCGCTGTTG TTCGCCAGCACTCGGTACTTGGGTCGTCACGGCAAGAAGGTGAAGTCGGTGACCATCATCCACTCGTCCACCACCGAGACCGTCCGCCTGCCCGACGCCGGCGACCAGGGCCTCATCGTGCACACCGCTGTCAG GTCAAAGTtgccattgaagaaaaaagttgcTCTCCGCACTAGAGCTTATAGAAATAAGAAGGAGCACCAAAAGGATAAAGCATCGCCTTCGCACAATGTGAAGAAAAGG AAACCTAGTAATCCGGTAAAAGTCGAGGAAGGTGTTGCGGTGCCAAAGGAGAGCACAGCGGTCGTCACCAACTCCGACGGCAAATCGCCGAAACACGTCATACTGTCCAAACACAAAAACAAAGTAAAGAAACGAAAAGCGAAAGTTAAAAAGGAAACCATAGACTACAGCTCCATGCAGAAACATTCCTCCTCCCCGCCGGCCAAGGACACCGAGGCGCTGAGCAGGGTGCAGAAGTGGCTGCTGAGCTCCCCGCAGCCCGCCGCCCTGCCCAAGTCCAAGTCCATCCCGCTCGGCCTCACCGACCGCCCGCCCCGCCAGCTGCAGAAGGGCGCCCGCAAAACCAGACCGTCCAGGAGCGCCACCAACCTCCTCGCCGGCGAGAAGGCCCGCCTGCAAGTCGTCTTCAAGCCGCCGTTCAGGTTCAGCGTCAAGATCTGCAAGAGCGACAAGACGAAGGTCGTCCTCGACAAGTCGTCCAAGCCCGACGCGGACCGCAAGCGCGACTCGCTGCCTCCGCCGACCTGCCCGGCCGACCGCCCGACCGACCGTCCCGCCGACCGCCCCGCCGACCCGCCTGCCGCAAAACTGAGGCACACCAACTCGACCCGAAACGACGGCGGCGGCGCAGCCGACGAGCCGGGCGAGCGGGGCGGGGCTCACGGGTATGAGAACCTCCTCCGGCGGAGCTCCACCGACTGCAAGCTGGGGCGGCGTCCGCTCGACCCCCGCCCGAAATCCGGCCACGGCAGGAGCAACTCCGTCGGCCAGGGCCGGGGGACCACCGAGAGTCGCCAGAACCTCATCGCGCTGGACGACGATGCGAACTGTGCGCACGTCTACGAGAACCTGCTGGCGGCCGACGCGCCCCGCACGTGCAgcacgccgcgccgcccgcgccccgcgGCAGCCCCTCGCGCCCGCGACTCCGACGCCGAGCGCTTCCGCTCCGCCGCCGAAACActgcgccgcgccgccggcTCCTGCGCCGACGTGCGCGCACCCGCACTGCGTCGCCAGCTCAGCGAGATACAGATCGGCGGGGCGGCCGACGCCGACGTCCGGGGCTTTCCCGCCGCGGGGCGGGATCGGCTGAGGCGACAGATGAGCGATAACGAGCTGGCGCGGACGCGCGCGCCGCCGGCGGGGCCCGCGTCGGCGGGGGCGGAGCCGCGCGCGGCGTTTTGCTGGGCGCGACGCTCGGGGCGGGGTGAGGGCGGGGCCTCCGCCCGGCCGCGCCCCGCCTACACGTTCGGCGAGCTGAAGCACGCGGCGCCGAGCGCGGCCGACCGCCCGCCCGACGCCGGCGCCGCGCTGGAGGACTTTTTAAAACTAGATAACTAA